In Accipiter gentilis chromosome 33, bAccGen1.1, whole genome shotgun sequence, the genomic window ggggcttccgcgggaggggcggggctgcGCGCAGAACGGCGCTGGGCGAGGAGGGGCGAGGCCCTaagggagaggggcggggctcTCGGGGTAAAGGCGGGGCTCTGGGGAGAAGGGCGTGGCCCAAAGGGAGAGGGGCGTGGCCCAAATGGGTGAGGGGCGGGGCTCTCGGGGTAAAGGCGGGGCTCTATGGACGAGGCTCTAGGGAGAAGGCCGTGGCCCAAAGAGAGAGGGGCGGGACTttagggagggggcggggctatACGGAGCGGGCTCAAAGGTGAAGGGCGAGACCCCAAGGGAGAGGGGCGGAACTCTAGGTTAGGGGCGGGGCTCTACGGACAGGGCTCTAGGGAGAGGGGCGGGTCCCGCGGAAAGGGGCGGGGCGCGAAGGGGCGGGGCTAGGCCCAGTAGGGGCCGGACGGTCGCCGGGGGTCCCGGTGACGGCAAGGCCCCGGGAagggcgggcgggggaggggtTGTCCCGGTGAGGCCCGCGGGTCCCGGTGCCGGTAGGGGCGGCCTGCCAGCTCTGTCCCGACCCAGGTCCCGGTCCCAATCCCGGTGGGGGCGGTGGGTCCCGGCCCCCCCCGCGACCCCGCCTTGGCCGACCCCGCTCCGCCGCTCCCGGCGCTCCGACCCCGCAGGCCTTCGCCGCGCCGCCAGGCCAcgcccctcctccccgccccgatTGGCCGCCGCCGGCCTCACGTGCCCGGAAGGTCCCGCCTCCCCGCTCCGGCCCCGCTCTCTCACCTCCGGCGCGCCGCTCACACGCGATTGGCCAACGTCCGGACGGGCGGTGCTCCGACGCGTGACGTCATCCGGCGCGGGGTTCGGCGGGTGTCCCCGCGGCGGCTCGGCCAATCGTGTCGAGCCCCCGGTCCGATCTTCACCAGTCAGCGGGCGCGGTGGGCGGGTCTCCGGGGGAAAAGGGGAGCCGCGGGGGCGGAGCCGAAGCCGCCGCCATTTTGTCGCCGTCACCGTCCCGGCGAGAGGGAGCGCGGTGCCGCGGTGAGACCcccctggcccggccctgcctggggaggggggaaccggGCCGAGCCCGGGCCCTGCGGCCCCGGAGGGGAATCGAGATGGGACGGGGCTCCGCTCGGGACCCGGTGGGGGCGGGGAGGGTTCCTGGCTCGGGGTCTGCTCCGGCCCCTCTGAGAGGAGCCGGGGCCTGGGGGGGCGTCCCAGCCGCGGGGTTCGCTCACCCCGCGCCCAAGCCGACCCCTCCGTGTTCCCGGGGCCTGGGAAGGCTCCCAGCCGCCGGAGAGTCCGCGGAGGAGGGTGGTGGGGGTCTTCCCCCGGCTCTGTCCGCAGGGAGAGGCCCCTTCTAGGGCAGGGGAGCGGGTCTGGGCCCGGGGGTGACCTCCGGCCCCTCGCTGTGAAGCCGGGGACGGTGTGTGGGGGGTGTCTCGGCTGAGCCACCCCCTGAGAtgctgcttccccccctccccgtcctccCCCGTCTCAGGCTGGGCGAGATGGTGAAGCTGTTCATCGGGAACCTGCCGCGGGAGGCGACGGAGCAGGAGATCCGGTCCCTCTTCGAGCAGTACGGGAAGGTGCTGGAGTGCGACATCATCAAGAACTACGGCTTCGTCCACATCGAGGACAAGACGGCGGCTGAGGACGCCATCCGCAACCTGCACCACCACAAGCTGCACGGTGTCTGCATCAACGTGGAGGCCAGCAAGAACAAGAGCAAGGCCTCCACCAAACTGCATGTCGGCAACATCAGCCCCGCCTGCACCAACCTGGAGCTGCGGGCCAAGTTCGAGGAGTACGGCCCCGTCATCGAGTGCGACATCGTCAAGGATTATGCCTTCGTTCACATGGAGCGGGCGGAGGACGCGGTGGAGGCCATCCGCGGGCTGGATAACACAGAATTCCAAGGTGATCCAGgccacagccctgggctgggAT contains:
- the LOC126053418 gene encoding RNA-binding protein 4B-like isoform X3, whose translation is MVKLFIGNLPREATEQEIRSLFEQYGKVLECDIIKNYGFVHIEDKTAAEDAIRNLHHHKLHGVCINVEASKNKSKASTKLHVGNISPACTNLELRAKFEEYGPVIECDIVKDYAFVHMERAEDAVEAIRGLDNTEFQGSDTAADHHRPLGTHRHPGFPLPSRIPPRQVRRDPGHRCRHRRAPSLVTGAAHPTPPSPEWAPLPLSPPGPCLTVRLFPPVPGPAPAPPLTSLLSSRSGGL